One genomic segment of Musa acuminata AAA Group cultivar baxijiao chromosome BXJ3-3, Cavendish_Baxijiao_AAA, whole genome shotgun sequence includes these proteins:
- the LOC135634114 gene encoding uncharacterized protein LOC135634114: MARVTATGVPEKFQSIQLQEEFDTFDCDVHMFPDLQYLKKRSKIIEIVSVKDVIFVVAQSGLCAAFSRTTNKRICFLNISPGEIIRSIFYNKNDESLITVSVYASDHFSSLKCRTTPIEYIRRNQLDAGCPLFETESIKWPGFVEFCDMNCKILIYSSQDGTYKVFDLKNYSLLYSICDKDIVDIKISPSMMLLVYQRTLGHVPLKILSIEDGKVLKSFNHSLHHNKKVDFIEQFNEKLLVKQENENLQILDVWNSDLIEVTRTEFMTPSAFIFLYEKHLFLTFRNRTVAVWNVRGEQVASFEDHLLWHPDCNTNNIYITTDLDLIISYCKAENVCHDEGEVPSVGSINVGDILTGKCIAKICPLDPHLQIGPRKRGDAGRSTIGSTIKEALENVTALFYDEDRNEIYTGKEQGLVHVWSKPHISRDNLLACL, translated from the exons ATGGCTCGAGTCACCGCGACGGGTGTGCCCGAGAAGTTTCAGAGCATCCAGCTCCAG GAAGAGTTTGACACCTTTGATTGCGACGTCCATATGTTTCCGGATCTACAATATCTGAAGAAGCGGTCTAAGATAATTGAGATTGTTTCTGTAAAGGATGTTATTTTCGTTGTTGCTCAGTCGGGTCTATGTGCTGCTTTTAGTAGAA CAACAAATAAAAGAATATGCTTCTTGAACATAAGCCCTGGTGAAATTATTAGAAGCATATTTTATAATAAGAATGACGAGTCTCTTATTACGGTGTCGGTTTATGCATCAGATCATTTCAGTTCATTGAAATGCAGGACAACTCCAATCGA ATATATTAGGAGAAATCAATTGGATGCCGGGTGTCCTCTTTTTGAAACTGAGTCAATAAAATGGCCTGGTTTTGTTgaattttgtgatatgaattgcaaaatactGATATATTCGAGCCAAGATGG CACATACAAGGTTTTTGACCTGAAGAACTACTCCTTACTGTACTCCATATGTGACAAAGATATAGTGGACATCAAAATAAG CCCCAGCATGATGCTGCTTGTGTACCAAAGAACTCTTGGTCATGTACCACTGAAGATACTGTCAATCGAAGATGGCAAAGTCTTGAAATCTTTTAATCACTCGCTACACCACAACAAGAAGGTTGACTTCATCGAACAGTTCAATGAGAAGCTCCTGGTGAAGCAAGAAAATGAGAACCTGCAGATTCTTGAT GTGTGGAATTCAGATCTCATCGAAGTTACCAGGACTGAGTTCATGACACCTTCTGCGTTCATCTTCCTCTATGAGAAACATCTTTTCTTGACATTTAGAAACAGGACTGTGGCAGTGTGGAATGTTCGTGGAGAGCAGGTTGCATCATTCGAGGACCACCTCCTGTGGCACCCAGATTGTAATACCAACAACATTTACATAACAACCGACCTGGACCTCATAATCTCCTACTGCAAGGCCGAAAATGTATGCCATGATGAGGGAGAAG TGCCTTCTGTTGGTTCTATCAATGTGGGCGACATCCTCACCGGGAAGTGCATAGCAAAGATATGTCCGCTTGATCCTCATCTCCAGATTGGCCCTCGCAAGAGAGGAGATGCAGGCCGGTCTACCATCGGGAGTACCATCAAGGAAGCTCTCGAGAATGTCACTGCTCTCTTCTACGACGAGGACAGGAATGAGATCTACACCGGCAAAGAGCAAGGTTTGGTTCATGTCTGGTCGAAGCCTCATATTAGCAGAGATAATCTCCTGGCCTGTCTATAA
- the LOC103977438 gene encoding trihelix transcription factor ENAP2 — protein sequence MEDDDDTQSPSRSQSQSVSRSLSPPSSPPPVSVVSPSPGPSPHHHHNGQVAEAVTVAAPPHHALPLALPIQQPRPSPAAGGGGGGGREDCWSEGATSILIDAWGERFLELSRGNLKQKHWQEVADAITSRDGYTKAPKTDVQCKNRIDTLKKKYKIEKSKVSATGGGATSSWPFFHRLDLLLGPNHKPAPLPPGSDIPAGIPIRPPARLPQLIPQRPRTSQPARKKARSSPPSVSSKSADSSGDSSDGFPPPPPRAANGKRQRREPEEEEVGGGRMAGLRELTQAILRFGQVYERVESSKLRQALEIEKQRMEFTRELELQRMEFLMKTQMELSQLNSNHHHHGSNSRKKKRLDDAGGSSSNHRYRNNSSNSNNTENNG from the coding sequence ATGGAAGACGACGACGATACCCAGTCACCGTCCCGCTCGCAGTCCCAATCCGTCTCCCGATCGTTGTCGCCGCCATCGTCGCCACCCCCAGTCTCCGTTGTGTCCCCCTCCCCTGGCCCCTCGCCCCATCACCACCACAACGGCCAAGTAGCCGAGGCCGTCACCGTCGCGGCCCCGCCCCACCATGCCCTTCCCCTCGCCCTCCCCATCCAGCAGCCGCGCCCATCCCCCGCGGCCGGAGGAGGCGGGGGCGGTGGGCGGGAGGACTGCTGGAGCGAGGGCGCCACCTCCATCCTGATCGACGCGTGGGGGGAGCGTTTCCTGGAGCTCAGCCGCGGCAATCTCAAGCAGAAACACTGGCAGGAGGTGGCCGACGCCATCACCAGCCGCGATGGCTATACCAAGGCCCCCAAGACCGACGTCCAGTGCAAGAACCGCATCGACACCCTCAAGAAGAAGTACAAAATCGAGAAGTCCAAGGTCTCCGCCACCGGCGGCGGCGCCACCTCCTCCTGGCCCTTCTTCCACCGCCTCGATCTCCTCCTCGGCCCCAACCACAAGCCCGCGCCGCTGCCCCCCGGCAGCGATATCCCCGCCGGCATCCCCATCCGTCCCCCGGCCCGCCTCCCTCAGCTGATCCCGCAGCGGCCGCGAACCAGCCAACCGGCCCGCAAGAAGGCGAGGTCATCGCCTCCCTCCGTGTCTTCCAAGTCAGCGGACTCGTCCGGGGACTCCTCAGACGGGTTCCCACCGCCGCCACCAAGGGCAGCCAACGGCAAGAGGCAGCGGCGAGagccagaggaggaggaggtgggggGAGGGAGGATGGCGGGGCTGCGGGAACTAACGCAGGCAATACTGCGTTTCGGACAGGTGTACGAGCGGGTAGAGAGCTCGAAGCTGCGGCAGGCGCTGGAGATAGAGAAGCAGCGGATGGAGTTCACGAGGGAGCTCGAGTTGCAGAGGATGGAGTTCTTGATGAAGACGCAGATGGAGCTCTCGCAGCTCAACAGCAATCACCACCACCATGGAAGTAACagtaggaagaagaagaggctggATGATGCTGGCGGTAGCAGCAGCAACCACCGCTACCGCAACAATAGCAGCAACAGCAATAACACTGAGAACAATGGCTAA